In Candidatus Electrothrix scaldis, the genomic window GCGAGCGGCTGCGGATTACCGAAACCCGTGGAAGTAATTCTTCATTTACAGAATATTTCAACAATAAAGACACCGGAGCATGGACTCTGAGCGAAGCAAATGGTGAGCGGATAACCGAACGAAGCGAACAGGTTGTCGGCGACACCATTGTTCGGCGGGAGACCGTGAAAAATGGTTCAGGTCAAATCTCCGCCGTCTATGAACGAACCTATAAAGAATTTCCCTGGGGAGAGGAACTGCTCAGTCAGGCAGATGACCCGGACGGTGATAACCTAGTCACGACCTTTACCTATTACGAGGACAGTAATGATTCAGGCAGTTATTCCAAGCTGAAGTCTGTCGAAAATCCAGATGGTTCCTGGGAGTATTACGAATATGACAGCCAAGGTCGAATTACCTCTCAGTATTCGAGCTGGCTGGATCTGGATATCAGCCAGAGAGCCAATGCCCGTGTTACAAGCTATAACTACGATCCGACGGTCTTGTCCGGCGATACAAACCGGGATGAAGATAAAAGCCAACCCAGAATTATTACAGAAACAATAGGCGGTGTTGTCACCTCTCTGAGATATGCGGTCTATTCTACTGAATCAGGCGGTAAGAAGGAAATTCATGAGACCGCAATCAGTCAAAGTGCTGGCTACGGCAGCGCCAGCAACCTGCGGACTGTTACTGTCTATTATCCTGAGGACAGCAGCGTGTCCTCGGGTCGGTTGAAATCGGTACTTTCTCCTGACGGTCAATTCAGTGCTCAGATATATGAAGCTGGCGACTTTGATCCGGCAACGCAGGTCTTTGCTCCGGGTAGCGGCAGCTACGAGCGGGTCACGGTAACCCACGGCACAGAAAACTCACCCGCCGGTATTGCGCTGAAAACAACCAGGGAGGAAAGTATATCCGACAATCTGGGAAATACAGTATTTCAGCGCACCCTGATTTTTGATGGAGGCGCTTATCAGCCGGTGAGCTGGACAGCGCAGGAATTTGATGAATTTGGCCGGGTGGTTTCCCGGACCGCCTCCGACGGGACTGAAACCTCTACAGATTGGTCCTGTTGCGTGAAAAATTATGAAACCGACGCAGCCGGAGTAACAACGAACTTTACCCTCTATGACGGCCTGCATCGTCTCCTGATCAGTACCCGTGAAGCTGAACAGGGGGATATTATCACCAATTACAGCTATGATGCGTCCGGCAGGCGGCTTTCCGAAACTGTCACGTCCGGCAGTCTCAGCCTGGGCAGTTCCAGTACATACGATCTGTCCGGCAGAATCACCAGCCGGACCGACAGCAGGAACCTGACCACGGGCTACGGTTACACCTCAGGAGGACGAATAACCACCGAGACCCGGCCCGGTAACATCACCGAGATCACGGAAACCTATTTGGATGGCCGGACAAAATCCGTGACCGGCAGCGGCGTGGTGCCCCGCTTCTACAGCTATGGAGTGAACAGTGACGGCAGTACCTGGACCCAGGTGCATAGCGGAAGCGTTGCTTCCCCGGTCTGGGAAAAGACCACAACAGATCTGGCCGGACGGACAGTCAAGACTGAAAAGCCCGGTTATCTGGGCACCGAAACCATAGCGAGCTTTTATAACGATAAAGGCCAGCTGTGGAAAACGAGTACCCTTGGGCTGGCCGATACCCTGTATGTGTACGATGAAGTCGGCAACAGAACCCGTTCCGGCCTGGATATCGACAGCAGCGGAGCTTTGGAAACCGCCTCGGATGACCGGATCAGCGGCAGCGAGACCATGTATACGCTATATGACGGAGAGTGGTGGACTGAAGAGACCCGGAGCATCTTTGCCGAGTCCGGTTCATCGACAGAGACGGTCACGGGCAGAACCCGCACCCGGCTGACCGGGCTGGGAGCAGGCAATCTGGTTTCCGAGACCATGAGTGAAGATATCCACGGTAACGAGACAGTCTCGTCGCGGTATATCAACCGGACCTCGCACACAATTACTGAAATCACGGATTATCCCGATTCGGACACGGATGCGGTGCAGGAATCCCTGTACGGCCTGCTGAAATCCTCCACAGATAAGTCAGGCATTACGACCACCTTCCAGTACGACGCCCTGGAACGACGCACCGGCGTCACTGATCCCCGCACCGGCCAGAGCATCACCCATTACAACGCCTTGGGGCAGGTTGATTACACCGAGGACGCTGCAACAAAGCGAACTGAGTACGGCTATGATCCAATCACAGGCAGAAAATCCTCAGTCACCGACGCGGAGAACCGGACTGTTTACTTTCTTTATGACGATCTCGACCGGGTTACCCACACTTGGGGCGCAACAAGCCCTGTCCGCTACGAATACGACGGCTACGGCAGAATGGACACCATGTATACCTGGCGTAGCGGAGAGGGCTGGGATTCCCCGACCTGGCCGTCGGCCAATGATCCCTTGGCCGATATCACCCGTTGGCATTACCACGAGGCCACCGGCCTGCTGGAGTCCAAAGAAGATGCGCAGAATAAAAGCACGCAATACACCTATCTTGAGGGTGGAAAACTGCATACCCGAACCTGGGCTAGAACTCCGGCTATCACAACCACCTACAGCTATGATCCGAACACCGGCGAGCTGACCGGTATCGACTATTCCGACACCACCCCGGATATTGGTTTTACCTATAATCGCACCGGCCAGCGCAGTACAGTGACCGACGCAGTGGGCAGCCGCAGCTTCACTTACAATACTGCTCTCCAGCCCGAGACTGAAACCGTAAGCGGGTTGATCAGCCGCACTTTCACCCGTACCTACGACACAACCACTGTGCCAGGTAGAAATACCGGTTTTAACACGGACAGCAGCTATGCCGTCACCTACGGCTATGACAGCACCGGACGCTTCGGAGGTGTTTCCTGGAATGTCGGGGCGCACAGCGATACTGTGCAGTACGGCTATGAACCGAACTCACACCTGCTGAAAAGCGCAACCTTCGGCTCCGGTGCATCAACAGGCTATTCCTACGAAACTCATCGTAACCTGAAAACTTCTGTACTGAATAAATATAACACCACAACAATTTCACAGTACGACTATACCCATGACCATATAGGGCGTCGGAAAACCATGACGACCTCCGGGGATGCCTTTTCCATCTCCCTGCCGGTCCCGCCGGATCAGAAACTGGTCAACACGGGAACCTATACCTCGGTCGGTTACACGGCGAATGATCTGAATCAGTATACCTCCGTGAATACGAACGGTGCTGCGGTCAGTCCGGCTTATGACGATGACGGAACCTTCATCTATACCTGGAACGGAGAGAACCGGCTCATCACCATTACGCCGAAAACCCCGGCTATCGGTGACAAAAAACTTGAGTTTCTCTATGATTACATGGGCCGCAGAGCGCGGAAAATTACAACCGCCTGGGACGGCTCAACTTGGCAATCTGATGAAACCTGCTTCTTTGCCTACGATGGCTGGAATCTGATTGAGGAACTGGACGGAACCGGAGCTGTTACGGCGAGTTACGTCTACGGCCTTGATCTTTCGCAGAGCCTTCAGGACGCTGGCGGTATCGGCGGTATCCTCGCCCGTGTTGATCACGGAACAGATAAGGTTCACCTCTATTTCTACGATGCCAACGGTAATGTAGGTCAACTCCTCGACAGCGCGGACGGCTCTGTCGCTGCCGCCTACGAGTACGCGCCTTTCGGCGGTCTGACTTCCGCTATGGGAAGCTATGCTGAGATTAATCCGTTTCGATTTTCCAGCAAATACGCTGATGATGTTATCGGGTTGTATTATTATGGGTATCGGTATTATTCACCCGAGCTCGGCCGGTGGATGAGCAGGGATCCGATTGGAGAGGATGGCGGAGTTAATCTGTATGGGTTTGCGGGGAATGATGGGGTTAATAAGATTGACGGGTTAGGTTTAGATACTTATTTCGCAATTTATTATAATAATATAGCAAAAGATAAAGATGGCTCATTTAAGGCTGCTGCTGAAACTTGGAAGAGAAATATAGAGTCTTCTCCCAACTTTAATTCGAAATGCGATTATGTTTTTCTTTTTCCTGTTAAAACAGAGCAACAATTTGTTTTTGCATGGGGAGCCATTAGTTTTGCAACTTCCTGGTTGAAAAAACTTAATCCTCAAAATTATAGAATTAAAGAAGGGCGTATATTTTCACATTCAGGAAAAGGTGAAGGCTCAGGAAATCCAGCCCTATATCTTGTCCCAGATTATGACAGGTCAGGTAACCAAGTGACCGACGGGAGTTTTCGGTGGACAGACACAAAAGCCTTGGATAAGCTACCTTGGAAAAAGGATGGGAGATTGATTCTACATGGTTGCAGGTCTGGCTTGGAAGGTTATTATAGTCCTTCAATGGCAGAAGCATTTTCCGATACACAAGGAGTTGAGGCACAGGGCGAATCTGGATATGCATATTTTTCTGAGAGTCCTGATAAATATGTGCGAATCAAAAAATCGTCAAAGGATATATACTTGAAAGCATTTGAGCGTAGAGCAAATGGATTATGGGGGGATGGGACAGCTATTCCACCGCAAGTTTATAAGCCTTAGTGTGCTGACTCCTTGTAATGATTTTGTTTTTCAAACAGCTATTGAAGTTTCGATAATACGAGAATAAGGAGTTGTATCCGTATGAAATTAGCAAGAAG contains:
- a CDS encoding RHS repeat-associated core domain-containing protein, whose protein sequence is MYKEKYRYFLLLLLVSTFFYSGAIPVCFAQSQGSTVEKKMEMTLPKEVLTSGSPFMIMMDSQGHHRIITYNKQPNKKLPEVHSDTFAADTMAVYAADSTVALTATADAAASALPSERIIKTETTDYQEGTVGQQLGQALEVTVRDENDLPVANTQIVFQVAKGGGTFVGGSTDLTVTTDGDGKASVELILGTSTADNPIGWVEAGLNTQQVGLNVVECWPTAIPSYKTIFSAYGFPDIPAEIKLHNDIVDISNIEVSVLTWVHDVLVSVLDQHGNPISNVPVTVSAGNIIELSNEECNKENSDRRPALVLPIEEKDAEFPFAYESFAGYVGQSLIITSDYNPVPFTVFSGAIPDARYYFDITTDSGLFAQQYTQTKTRSESLGNCSGYDAPGSIQRLFLRGSGTHELGETVDISGWLYEIKEHDDIIAQCGACDDVVGKSEYFTGSTLTGINVEIQGITLGHTGVECPDSSSCGYEFSAITTMGSNIGYLSVSVDFTKEIKNREYQDASGCYCTLTNTSARNISDWLYFVPRSIVLDSSKVIPVDQDGQVLCDIEIPFEDNCYYYPQIISMTILEDGNPFAVLPIDPDTLAPPVINRGTEFDLSKNYTAIIKADDWTDEGSLDGVQSNEMTLVLSQEDPIDYLYIENLKEKIPVMQGENVTIKAQTSPEELVNDLEWSIVARHPYDEKQKINAEIDPTTGVLTVFEDSGNGTVTVRASYSGCVYKDAEVPVGCQKCSEGYCPMVTEGSNSNRLGSVEFAISLGKTTDGNPAGTLLLRSETVSAQLYSPEALYLSSLVKDNEVLYDGNDALRQILTAKTFVDITTQNEYHYTVNLYRPDDITGQVDGLYTLNPAAVPFVSFQIENPDMLPTVSERLRITETRGSNSSFTEYFNNKDTGAWTLSEANGERITERSEQVVGDTIVRRETVKNGSGQISAVYERTYKEFPWGEELLSQADDPDGDNLVTTFTYYEDSNDSGSYSKLKSVENPDGSWEYYEYDSQGRITSQYSSWLDLDISQRANARVTSYNYDPTVLSGDTNRDEDKSQPRIITETIGGVVTSLRYAVYSTESGGKKEIHETAISQSAGYGSASNLRTVTVYYPEDSSVSSGRLKSVLSPDGQFSAQIYEAGDFDPATQVFAPGSGSYERVTVTHGTENSPAGIALKTTREESISDNLGNTVFQRTLIFDGGAYQPVSWTAQEFDEFGRVVSRTASDGTETSTDWSCCVKNYETDAAGVTTNFTLYDGLHRLLISTREAEQGDIITNYSYDASGRRLSETVTSGSLSLGSSSTYDLSGRITSRTDSRNLTTGYGYTSGGRITTETRPGNITEITETYLDGRTKSVTGSGVVPRFYSYGVNSDGSTWTQVHSGSVASPVWEKTTTDLAGRTVKTEKPGYLGTETIASFYNDKGQLWKTSTLGLADTLYVYDEVGNRTRSGLDIDSSGALETASDDRISGSETMYTLYDGEWWTEETRSIFAESGSSTETVTGRTRTRLTGLGAGNLVSETMSEDIHGNETVSSRYINRTSHTITEITDYPDSDTDAVQESLYGLLKSSTDKSGITTTFQYDALERRTGVTDPRTGQSITHYNALGQVDYTEDAATKRTEYGYDPITGRKSSVTDAENRTVYFLYDDLDRVTHTWGATSPVRYEYDGYGRMDTMYTWRSGEGWDSPTWPSANDPLADITRWHYHEATGLLESKEDAQNKSTQYTYLEGGKLHTRTWARTPAITTTYSYDPNTGELTGIDYSDTTPDIGFTYNRTGQRSTVTDAVGSRSFTYNTALQPETETVSGLISRTFTRTYDTTTVPGRNTGFNTDSSYAVTYGYDSTGRFGGVSWNVGAHSDTVQYGYEPNSHLLKSATFGSGASTGYSYETHRNLKTSVLNKYNTTTISQYDYTHDHIGRRKTMTTSGDAFSISLPVPPDQKLVNTGTYTSVGYTANDLNQYTSVNTNGAAVSPAYDDDGTFIYTWNGENRLITITPKTPAIGDKKLEFLYDYMGRRARKITTAWDGSTWQSDETCFFAYDGWNLIEELDGTGAVTASYVYGLDLSQSLQDAGGIGGILARVDHGTDKVHLYFYDANGNVGQLLDSADGSVAAAYEYAPFGGLTSAMGSYAEINPFRFSSKYADDVIGLYYYGYRYYSPELGRWMSRDPIGEDGGVNLYGFAGNDGVNKIDGLGLDTYFAIYYNNIAKDKDGSFKAAAETWKRNIESSPNFNSKCDYVFLFPVKTEQQFVFAWGAISFATSWLKKLNPQNYRIKEGRIFSHSGKGEGSGNPALYLVPDYDRSGNQVTDGSFRWTDTKALDKLPWKKDGRLILHGCRSGLEGYYSPSMAEAFSDTQGVEAQGESGYAYFSESPDKYVRIKKSSKDIYLKAFERRANGLWGDGTAIPPQVYKP